The following proteins come from a genomic window of Triticum aestivum cultivar Chinese Spring chromosome 6A, IWGSC CS RefSeq v2.1, whole genome shotgun sequence:
- the LOC123131510 gene encoding uncharacterized protein yields MSRADLQLTLQGLEAHLKIASKMNGFNLGTWPDIDVTRWTIKEYIQDRIQSDGSSCGLFMLQFIEYWTGHKLSHPVTQEDVKSFRQKGAIILHESDLNDIKGTPEYHNPADDIIDTDGVEILDPPPAMVVLRMPLNKNELLCKLRGHIMSIHNADFQE; encoded by the exons ATGAGCCGAGCTGATCTACAACTTACG CTTCAGGGGCTTGAGGCGCATCTAAAGATTGCTTCTAAGATGAATGGGTTTAACCTAGGTACTTGGCCAGATATTGATGTAACTAGATGGACTATAAAAGAGTATATTCAAGATCGAATTCAATCTGATGG ATCATCTTGCGGCTTGTTCATGCTACAATTCATTGAATACTGGACAGGACACAAACTGTCACATCCTGTTACACAG GAAGATGTCAAATCCTTCAGGCAAAAAGGAGCAATCATTCTCCATGAATCAGATCTGAATGATATAAAAGGAACTCCTGAGTACCATAATCCAGCAGACGATATAATAGATACTGACGGTGTTGAAATATTGGACCCGCCACCTGCCATGGTTGTTCTGAGAATGCCACTTAATAAAAATGAGCTACTTTGCAAACTTCGAGGTCATATCATGTCCATTCATAATGCAGATTTCCAAGAGTAA